In Malania oleifera isolate guangnan ecotype guangnan chromosome 8, ASM2987363v1, whole genome shotgun sequence, a single window of DNA contains:
- the LOC131162262 gene encoding 6,7,8-trihydroxycoumarin synthase-like, producing the protein MENYFLFFLLSLPISLFFLLHRHRRNRRPPGPPGLPLIGNLHQLNTSAPHVRLHRLSSKYGPLMSLTLGSVPAVVISSARVAKEVLKTHDLAVSGRPSMLGQQKLSYSGRDLVFSPYGDYWREVRKICMLHLFSTKKVLSFRSVREEEISRTLEKISELSFSSKPVNLSEMMMCLTNSIICRIGFGKRYEESRFEELLNEAQAMMASFFVSDYFPVVGWWVDRASGLFGRLEKNWRELDLFYQKVIEEHLDPERPKPQEEDITDVLLRLRKDRLFANDDFTLDHIKALLMNVLVAGTDTSAAFVIWIMTELVKNPRVMNTSHNELRNSIKKKNLINEDDLQKLPYLKAVVKEAFRLHPVAPMLIPREAIQKFTLDAYEIEPKTIIFVNAWAIGRDCDAWENPEEFLPERFLESSIDFKGQDFGLIPFGTGRRLCPGMHLGVLTVELALANLLYFFDWELPQGMKKEDIDMDMIPGITMHKKIPLYLLSKKYCV; encoded by the exons ATGGAAAACTACTTCCTCTTCTTCCTACTCTCCCTCCCCATCTCCCTCTTCTTTCTCCTCCACCGGCACCGCCGCAACCGTCGTCCGCCGGGGCCTCCCGGCCTCCCCCTCATCGGAAACCTCCACCAGCTCAACACCTCTGCCCCTCACGTCCGCCTCCACCGCCTCTCCTCCAAGTACGGCCCCCTCATGTCCCTCACCCTCGGCTCCGTCCCCGCCGTGGTCATCTCCTCCGCCAGAGTCGCCAAAGAAGTGCTCAAGACCCACGACCTCGCCGTCTCCGGCCGCCCCTCCATGCTCGGCCAGCAGAAACTCTCCTACTCCGGCCGCGACCTCGTCTTCTCCCCGTACGGCGACTACTGGAGAGAAGTCAGAAAGATCTGCATGCTCCACCTCTTCAGCACCAAGAAGGTCCTCTCCTTTCGCTCCGTCCGGGAGGAGGAGATTTCCCGCACGCTCGAGAAAATCTCCGAACTTTCCTTTTCCTCCAAACCCGTGAATTTGAGCGAGATGATGATGTGTCTGACGAATTCGATTATTTGTAGGATTGGGTTTGGGAAGAGGTACGAGGAGAGCAGGTTTGAGGAGCTGCTAAACGAGGCGCAGGCCATGATGGCGAGTTTCTTCGTGTCGGATTATTTTCCGGTGGTGGGGTGGTGGGTTGACAGAGCGAGTGGGCTGTTTGGGAGGCTGGAAAAGAATTGGAGGGAATTGGATTTGTTTTACCAGAAGGTCATTGAGGAGCACCTGGACCCTGAAAGGCCCAAACCCCAGGAGGAGGACATCACTGATGTCTTGCTCCGCCTGAGAAAGGATCGGCTATTTGCAAATGATGATTTCACTCTTGATCATATTAAAGCACTGCTCATG AATGTTCTTGTCGCTGGAACAGATACAAGTGCAGCTTTTGTAATTTGGATAATGACAGAGCTAGTAAAAAACCCTAGAGTGATGAATACCTCACACAACGAACTCAGAAAttcaataaaaaagaaaaatctcaTAAACGAAGACGATCTTCAGAAACTTCCTTACCTCAAGGCTGTGGTGAAAGAGGCATTCAGGTTGCACCCCGTGGCTCCCATGCTTATTCCTCGAGAAGCAATTCAAAAATTTACACTAGATGCGTATGAAATCGAACCCAAGACCATAATTTTTGTGAACGCGTGGGCCATAGGAAGGGACTGTGATGCTTGGGAAAACCCAGAAGAGTTCTTGCCTGAAAGATTCTTAGAAAGTTCTATAGACTTCAAAGGACAAGATTTTGGATTAATACCATTTGGCACCGGTCGGCGACTTTGCCCTGGGATGCACCTTGGAGTGCTAACTGTCGAGCTCGCACTCGCCAATCTTCTCTATTTCTTCGATTGGGAGTTGCCACAAGGGATGAAGAAGGAAGACATTGACATGGACATGATTCCTGGCATTACCATGCACAAGAAAATTCCTCTTTATCTCTTATCTAAAAAGTATTGTGTATGA
- the LOC131162861 gene encoding uncharacterized protein LOC131162861 encodes MNGIDLTPTIEEYTSLLHLVKLQTPYKPYVHDASVSFVKEMYDALGVKIQKTFSEGGAEVRKISWKQLKEIIEKEEKEEVQIHIMALAIYGLIIFPKELNMIDQATVSFVAQVRNGINLVQGILAETFRSLNNCRIRRRERLKCCVQLLYVWMAGHLSSNKGGFRSIFLVIRIPLAEFEDTQLKEQLDKSEWNTKMCGLIDSGVTWLAPWMVRSNMIYRCGNLPWVPLLGPWGGIAYAPLMVRRQLGASQFVPMTHGLADSDFAYETGDTQNQIRKFRVAWKHVNLIDPSDGIATVQGSYEAWRENRVNPQLKRILEIGIEHIKSPSACMQLKPQGVPCPVEKGDARA; translated from the coding sequence ATGAATGGTATCGACTTGACACCAACCATCGAGGAGTATACTTCGCTTTTGCATCTGGTCAAGTTACAGACACCATACAAACCTTATGTGCATGATGCTAGTGTTTCGTTCGTGAAGGAGATGTACGATGCTCTCGGGGTCAAAATCCAGAAAACATTCTCAGAGGGAGGTGCAGAAGTAAGGAAAATCTCTTGGAAGCAGTTGAAAGAAATAatcgaaaaagaagaaaaagaagaggttcAGATACATATAATGGCATTAGCTATTTACGGTTTgatcatttttccaaaagaactaAACATGATCGATCAAGCTACTGTTTCGTTTGTAGCACAAGTACGAAACGGGATTAACCTCGTTCAAGGCATCCTGGCAGAAACCTTCAGATCACTCAACAACTGCAGAATCAGGAGGCGAGAACGTTTAAAATGTTGTGTGCAACTGTTATATGTCTGGATGGCAGGTCACTTATCGTCCAACAAAGGGGGCTTCCGTAGTATTTTCTTAGTGATCCGAATCCCTTTGGCTGAATTTGAGGATacccaattaaaggagcagttagaTAAATCTGAATGGAACACAAAAATGTGTGGTTTGATCGACTCAGGGGTAACTTGGCTGGCGCCATGGATGGTCCGCTCTAACATGATATATCGGTGTGGAAATCTTCCATGGGTCCCATTACTAGGCCCATGGGGAGGGATAGCATATGCCCCTTTGATGGTCAGAAGGCAATTGGGGGCATCTCAGTTTGTGCCTATGACTCACGGATTAGCTGACTCAGATTTCGCATATGAAACAGGAGACACTCAAAACCAGATTAGAAAATTCAGGGTGGCGTGGAAACATGTGAACCTAATAGACCCGAGTGATGGAATTGCCACAGTCCAAGGAAGTTATGAAGCATGGCGAGAAAACCGGGTAAACCCCCAACTCAAAAGAATCCTAGAAATCGGTATTGAGCATATTAAATCACCAAGCGCATGCATGCAATTGAAGCCACAAGGCGTTCCATGCCCAGTAGAAAAGGGAGATGCAAGAGCATAA